Proteins from a genomic interval of Quercus robur chromosome 9, dhQueRobu3.1, whole genome shotgun sequence:
- the LOC126699537 gene encoding zinc finger BED domain-containing protein RICESLEEPER 2-like, producing the protein MSDVSPMRIDGSTTGHGDSGGNATADTSSQGNQGLTTPCPPNVSTTAEAATKGRKRSWVWEHFTMVGGGDSKKARAACKYCGTDYAATSANGTKNLIAHILKQCKKYPNSIGKSQSTLAFEFTTDGGSGDLFAVPFSVEDCRRALVEMVILDELPFRIVEGEGFKRFMRVVCPKWTTNKIPSRMAIARDCFNVFLREKKKLGKALRGQRICLTTDTWTSVQNLNYMCLTAHFIDDNWTLHKRIINFCVVDNHKGVTLGRAVESCLFQWKLKKILTLTVDNASSNSSLIEFLKDKTKEKKDTLLENEFLHVRCYAHILNLIVHEGLKELDESIAKIRNVVRYVRSSPQRWSKLQACAERETISSKSQPCLDVPTRWDFTYMMLDKAQKFQKAFERLEEVDKNFLPTLREGEEDEDGDDGNCGQSKKGKNVFGPPEREDWIKVRLFVKFLQLFYDAALRFSGSKAVTANQFVPELMLIRDTIEEECLNENESLKKMAMDMKSKFNKYWENLDNQNLLLYVAVVLDPRYKLRYVHFAFKGLYHDISKVDEKTEQVKDALVRMYEAYLKNEKGRDAQNNMSTQLSQGSSGSSSSGPLSVRRSLRMAQFMREIEEENSLEKKSEVERYLEEGLAKLDGYFDILNWWKANSCRFPVLSLVARHVLAIPVSTVASESAFSIEGRVLDPFRSSLSPRMVEGLLCAQDWLRSSSTPISLQKALEDVEEFEKLDSELGELTIADEENPNASLVKQQQQQQQQQEVPTLTWPENSELDLDWIKNLISTFDWSSKNLPPSEFQSVLPVQVFDTLILAASKILHEEPNCLTIDPDKSSTVVVVGDIHGQMHDLIFLLKQAGFPSQNQFFVFNGNYVNHGAWGLETFLLLLAWKVFMPDRVFLLRGNHESKYCTSVYGFEKEVLTKYGEKGEHVYQKCLGCFEGLPLASVIAGCVFTAHGGLFRSIPLTQSKTSKGKKKSRKLSSNSEPESLSLGSLEELSRARRFVLDPPVEGLNLIPGDVLWSDPSMTLGLSLNKERNIGLLWGPDCTEDFLKKFNLKLIIRSHEGPDVREKRTGFGGMDEGYTIDHVVESGKLITVFSAPDYPQFQATEERYKNKGAYIVLEPPNFDNPNFYSFEAIAPRPQVNPYYDYVNVIDSNKELDLASMDPIEELP; encoded by the exons atGTCTGATGTAAGCCCCATGCGCATTGATGGGAGCACCACTGGCCATGGTGATAGTGGTGGAAATGCAACAGCTGATACGTCATCACAagggaaccaaggccttactaCTCCATGCCCACCCAATGTGAGTACTACTGCTGAAGCTGCTACTAAGGGTAGAAAAAGATCTTGGGTTTGGGAACATTTTACTATGGTTGGAGGTGGAGATTCTAAAAAAGCAAGAGCGGCTTGTAAGTATTGTGGGACTGATTATGCAGCTACTAGCGCAAATGGGACAAAAAACTTGATTGCACACATTTTAAAGCAATGCAAGAAATACCCAAATAGCATAGGTAAGAGCCAAAGCACCCTAGCATTTGAATTTACTACTGATGGAGGTAGTGGTGATCTTTTTGCGGTACCTTTTAGTGTTGAGGATTGTAGGCGAGCATTAGTTGAGATGGTGATCCTAGATGAGCTTCCATTTAGGATTGTGGAGGGTgaaggttttaagagatttatgcGTGTAGTTTGTCCCAAGTGGACTACAAATAAAATACCAAGTCGGATGGCAATTGCAAGAGATTGTTTCAATGTCTTTTTGAGGGAAAAGAAGAAGCTGGGGAAAGCTCTTAGGGGCCAAAGAATTTGCCTTACCACAGATACTTGGACATCTGTGCAAAATTTAAACTATATGTGTCTCACGGCACACTTTATTGATGACAATTGGACATTGCACAAAAGAATAATCAATTTTTGTGTAGTGGACAACCACAAAGGTGTCACACTTGGAAGGGCAGTTGAATCGTGTTTGTTTCAATGGAAGCTGAAGAAGATTCTTACTCTTACTGTTGACAATGCAAGTTCCAATAGTAGTTTGATTGAGTTCTTGAAGGATAAGACGAAAGAAAAGAAGGATACTCTTCTAGAAAATGAGTTCTTGCATGTCAGATGTTATGCTCATATTTTGAATCTTATAGTTCATGAGGGGTTAAAAGAACTGGATGAGTCGATAGCAAAGATAAGGAATGTTGTGAGGTATGTAAGATCTTCACCACAAAGGTGGAGTAAACTTCAGGCATGTGCGGAGAGGGAGACAATATCAAGTAAAAGTCAACCTTGCCTAGATGTACCAACAAGGTGGGACTTTACTTACATGATGTTGGATAAggcccaaaaatttcaaaaggcGTTTGAAAGATTGGAGGAGGTTGACAAGAATTTCCTCCCTACTTTGAGAGAGGGGGAGGAGGACGAAGATGGTGATGATGGAAATTGTGGGCAAAGTAAGAAAGGTAAGAACGTTTTTGGGCCTCCGGAGAGGGAAGATTGGATCAAAGTTAGGTTGTTTGTGAAGTTCCTTCAACTTTTTTATGATGCTGCATTGCGGTTTTCAGGCTCCAAGGCTGTTACTGCAAACCAATTTGTTCCAGAATTGATGTTGATTCGAGATACAATCGAAGAGGAGTGTTTAAATGAGAATGAGTCATTGAAGAAAATGGCGATGGAtatgaaatcaaaatttaataaatattggGAGAATCTTGACaatcaaaatttattgttgtaTGTTGCAGTTGTTCTTGATCCTCGATACAAATTGCGATATGTTCATTTTGCTTTTAAGGGACTCTATCATGATATTTCTAAGGTGGATGAGAAGACAGAACAAGTGAAAGATGCTTTGGTTCGAATGTATGAAGCATACCTGAAAAATGAGAAGGGAAGGGATGCACAAAATAATATGTCTACACAATTGTCGCAGGGGTCAAGTGGAAGTAGTAGCAGTGGGCCTTTGAGTGTGAGACGATCTTTGAGGATGGCTCAATTTATGAGAGAAATTGAGGAGGAGAATTCTTTAGAGAAGAAGTCTGAGGTGGAAAGGTATTTAGAAGAGGGTTTGGCAAAACTTGATGGATATTTTGATATATTGAATTGGTGGAAGGCTAATTCTTGTAGATTTCCTGTGCTTTCCTTGGTTGCTCGTCATGTTCTTGCAATCCCTGTATCAACTGTAGCTTCTGAATCTGCATTTAGCATAGAAGGCCGTGTGCTTGATCCTTTTCGCAGCTCTTTGTCTCCTAGGATGGTTGAGGGCCTCCTTTGTGCGCAAGATTGGCTTCGTTCTTCTTCTACTCCAATAAGCCTTCAAAAGGCACTGGAAGatgttgaggaatttgaaaagcTTGACTCAG aACTTGGTGAACTTACGATTGCGGATGAAGAAAATCCTAATGCATCACTAGTAAaacaacagcagcagcagcagcaacaacaagaAGTACCAACGCTAACATGGCCAGAGAATAGCGAGCTTGATCTTGATTGGATCAAGAATCTGATATCGACCTTTGACTGGTCTTCCAAGAATCTACCACCCTCGGAATTCCAGTCAGTACTTCCAGTTCAAGTCTTTGATACTCTGATTCTTGCCGCATCGAAGATCCTCCACGAGGAACCTAATTGTCTCACAATTGATCCTGACAAGTCGAGCACTGTCGTTGTTGTCGGTGACATTCATGGCCAAATGCATGATCTCATCTTTCTATTGAAACAAGCTGGGTTTCCTTCTCAAAATCAATTCTTTGTATTCAATGGTAATTATGTCAATCATGGAGCTTGGGGCCTTGAGACTTTTCTTCTCTTGTTGGCCTGGAAG GTCTTTATGCCAGATAGAGTATTTCTTCTCCGTGGAAATCATGAATCCAAGTATTGCACCTCTGTTTATGGCTTTGAGAAGGAGGTGCTGACAAAATATGGAGAGAAAGGTGAGCATGTGTATCAGAAATGTTTGGGGTGCTTCGAAGGGCTTCCTTTGGCCTCTGTTATAGCGGGATGTGTATTTACCGCTCATGGAGGGCTTTTCCGCAGCATACCTTTGACCCAATCAAAGACATcgaaagggaagaagaagagtcGTAAACTAAGTTCCAACTCTGAGCCCGAGTCATTATCTCTTGGTTCTTTGGAGGAATTATCTAGAGCTCGAAGGTTTGTTCTTGATCCTCCAGTTGAAGGCTTAAATCTGATTCCTGGTGATGTGCTATGGTCAGACCCATCAATGACTCTTGGTCTTTCTCTGAATAAAGAGCGAAACATTGGACTATTGTGGGGTCCTGATTGCACTGAAGACTTCCTCAAAAAGTTCAATCTAAAG TTAATCATCAGATCACATGAAGGCCCTGATGTGAGGGAAAAGAGGACTGGTTTTGGAGGAATGGATGAAGGATATACCATTGATCATGTTGTGGAGTCAGGGAAGCTGATCACTGTGTTTAGTGCTCCAGACTACCCGCAGTTTCAG GCAACAGAGGAAAGATACAAAAATAAAGGGGCGTACATTGTTCTGGAACCCCCTAATTTTGATAATCCAAATTTTTACAGCTTTGAAGCAATAGCTCCAAGACCACAG GTGAATCCCTATTATGACTACGTAAATGTGATTGACTCTAATAAAGAATTGGACCTGGCATCAATG GATCCTATTGAGGAA
- the LOC126699543 gene encoding vacuolar protein sorting-associated protein 9A-like isoform X3, whose protein sequence is MEAAPSSSSTSTSTSTGGSVTFYDFLDRMRNPASLDLVRSIKSFIVSFSFYTPNPDNDGKKVQDFYLSMEAAIREHPLWAAATFEELDSAMEGLEKYVMTKLFSRTFASVPEDAKIDREVSEKICLLQNFLKPEHLDIPAVLHNEASWLLAEKELQKINTFKAPREKLLCIMNCCRVINNLLLNASMSENHALAGLDDFLPVLIYVTIKANPPQLHSNLKFIQLYRRQAKLVSEAAYYFTNLVSAKTFIVDLNGKSLSMDEIKFEESMQAARLTQTNRATQIEASPTLQGGSSYPYMDAEAGELTVGDVERLLSLYKDVVTKYTSLYKVVRHLSMSKTEIPHSEGTSFLLTQPEGTNTKIDHQRGN, encoded by the exons ATGGAGGCAGCACCTtcatcttcatcaacatcaacatcaacatcaacagGAGGGTCGGTCACATTCTATGACTTTCTTGATCGAATGCGAAACCCAGCTTCCCTCGATCTTGTCCGATCCATCAAAAg CTTCATTGTATCGTTTTCATTCTACACGCCCAACCCTGACAATGATGGGAAAAAGGTGCAAGACTTTTACTTGTCAATGGAAGCAGCCATTAGGGAACACCCATTGTGGGCAGCTGCTACTTTTGAAGAACTTGACTCTGCAATGGAG GGTTTAGAGAAGTATGTCATGACAAAGTTGTTTTCACGGACATTCGCTTCTGTTCCAGAGGATGCAAAGATTGATCGTGAAGTCTCAGAGAAAATATGTTTGTTGCAGAACTTCTTGAAGCCCGAGCATTTAGATATACCAGCAGTTCTTCATAATGAAGCTTCATGGCTG CTTGCAGAGAAAGAATTGCAGAAAATCAACACTTTCAAAGCCCCTCGTGAGAAGCTTTTGTGCATTATGAATTGTTGTAGGGTCATCAACAATTTGTTGCTCAATGCATCCATGTCAGAAAATCATGCCCTAGCAGGGCTAGATGACTTTCTTCCTGTTCTTATATATGTTACGATCAAG GCCAATCCTCCACAATTGCATTCTAACCTCAAATTCATCCAATTGTATCGGAGGCAGGCCAAACTTGTCTCAGAAGCAGCTTATTATTTCACAAATCTTGTCTCAGCCAAGACATTTATTGTTGATTTAAATGGTAAATCTCTTTCCATGGATGAAATCAAGTTTGAGGAGAGCATGCAAGCAGCAAGATTGACACAGACCAATAGAGCGACACAAATAGAAGCCTCACCCACATTGCAAG GTGGATCAAGTTATCCTTACATGGATGCAGAGGCCGGTGAACTGACAGTCGGGGATGTGGAGAGATTGCTGAGTCTGTACAAGGATGTAGTTACAAAATATACAAGTCTATACAAAGTTGTTAGACACCTTTCCATGTCCAAAACAGAAATTCCTCATTCAGAAGGAACCAGTTTTTTGTTAACACAGCCAGAGggaacaaatacaaaaattgatcATCAAAGAGGGAACTAA
- the LOC126699543 gene encoding vacuolar protein sorting-associated protein 9A-like isoform X4 gives MEAAPSSSSTSTSTSTGGSVTFYDFLDRMRNPASLDLVRSIKSFIVSFSFYTPNPDNDGKKVQDFYLSMEAAIREHPLWAAATFEELDSAMEGLEKYVMTKLFSRTFASVPEDAKIDREVSEKICLLQNFLKPEHLDIPAVLHNEASWLLAEKELQKINTFKAPREKLLCIMNCCRVINNLLLNASMSENHALAGLDDFLPVLIYVTIKAKLVSEAAYYFTNLVSAKTFIVDLNGKSLSMDEIKFEESMQAARLTQTNRATQIEASPTLQGQTDPTLTRMHDKEKDTSGGSSYPYMDAEAGELTVGDVERLLSLYKDVVTKYTSLYKVVRHLSMSKTEIPHSEGTSFLLTQPEGTNTKIDHQRGN, from the exons ATGGAGGCAGCACCTtcatcttcatcaacatcaacatcaacatcaacagGAGGGTCGGTCACATTCTATGACTTTCTTGATCGAATGCGAAACCCAGCTTCCCTCGATCTTGTCCGATCCATCAAAAg CTTCATTGTATCGTTTTCATTCTACACGCCCAACCCTGACAATGATGGGAAAAAGGTGCAAGACTTTTACTTGTCAATGGAAGCAGCCATTAGGGAACACCCATTGTGGGCAGCTGCTACTTTTGAAGAACTTGACTCTGCAATGGAG GGTTTAGAGAAGTATGTCATGACAAAGTTGTTTTCACGGACATTCGCTTCTGTTCCAGAGGATGCAAAGATTGATCGTGAAGTCTCAGAGAAAATATGTTTGTTGCAGAACTTCTTGAAGCCCGAGCATTTAGATATACCAGCAGTTCTTCATAATGAAGCTTCATGGCTG CTTGCAGAGAAAGAATTGCAGAAAATCAACACTTTCAAAGCCCCTCGTGAGAAGCTTTTGTGCATTATGAATTGTTGTAGGGTCATCAACAATTTGTTGCTCAATGCATCCATGTCAGAAAATCATGCCCTAGCAGGGCTAGATGACTTTCTTCCTGTTCTTATATATGTTACGATCAAG GCCAAACTTGTCTCAGAAGCAGCTTATTATTTCACAAATCTTGTCTCAGCCAAGACATTTATTGTTGATTTAAATGGTAAATCTCTTTCCATGGATGAAATCAAGTTTGAGGAGAGCATGCAAGCAGCAAGATTGACACAGACCAATAGAGCGACACAAATAGAAGCCTCACCCACATTGCAAGGTCAAACAGATCCTACTTTAACAAGAATGcatgataaagaaaaagatactaGTG GTGGATCAAGTTATCCTTACATGGATGCAGAGGCCGGTGAACTGACAGTCGGGGATGTGGAGAGATTGCTGAGTCTGTACAAGGATGTAGTTACAAAATATACAAGTCTATACAAAGTTGTTAGACACCTTTCCATGTCCAAAACAGAAATTCCTCATTCAGAAGGAACCAGTTTTTTGTTAACACAGCCAGAGggaacaaatacaaaaattgatcATCAAAGAGGGAACTAA
- the LOC126699543 gene encoding vacuolar protein sorting-associated protein 9A-like isoform X1, which yields MEAAPSSSSTSTSTSTGGSVTFYDFLDRMRNPASLDLVRSIKSFIVSFSFYTPNPDNDGKKVQDFYLSMEAAIREHPLWAAATFEELDSAMEGLEKYVMTKLFSRTFASVPEDAKIDREVSEKICLLQNFLKPEHLDIPAVLHNEASWLLAEKELQKINTFKAPREKLLCIMNCCRVINNLLLNASMSENHALAGLDDFLPVLIYVTIKANPPQLHSNLKFIQLYRRQAKLVSEAAYYFTNLVSAKTFIVDLNGKSLSMDEIKFEESMQAARLTQTNRATQIEASPTLQGQTDPTLTRMHDKEKDTSGGSSYPYMDAEAGELTVGDVERLLSLYKDVVTKYTSLYKVVRHLSMSKTEIPHSEGTSFLLTQPEGTNTKIDHQRGN from the exons ATGGAGGCAGCACCTtcatcttcatcaacatcaacatcaacatcaacagGAGGGTCGGTCACATTCTATGACTTTCTTGATCGAATGCGAAACCCAGCTTCCCTCGATCTTGTCCGATCCATCAAAAg CTTCATTGTATCGTTTTCATTCTACACGCCCAACCCTGACAATGATGGGAAAAAGGTGCAAGACTTTTACTTGTCAATGGAAGCAGCCATTAGGGAACACCCATTGTGGGCAGCTGCTACTTTTGAAGAACTTGACTCTGCAATGGAG GGTTTAGAGAAGTATGTCATGACAAAGTTGTTTTCACGGACATTCGCTTCTGTTCCAGAGGATGCAAAGATTGATCGTGAAGTCTCAGAGAAAATATGTTTGTTGCAGAACTTCTTGAAGCCCGAGCATTTAGATATACCAGCAGTTCTTCATAATGAAGCTTCATGGCTG CTTGCAGAGAAAGAATTGCAGAAAATCAACACTTTCAAAGCCCCTCGTGAGAAGCTTTTGTGCATTATGAATTGTTGTAGGGTCATCAACAATTTGTTGCTCAATGCATCCATGTCAGAAAATCATGCCCTAGCAGGGCTAGATGACTTTCTTCCTGTTCTTATATATGTTACGATCAAG GCCAATCCTCCACAATTGCATTCTAACCTCAAATTCATCCAATTGTATCGGAGGCAGGCCAAACTTGTCTCAGAAGCAGCTTATTATTTCACAAATCTTGTCTCAGCCAAGACATTTATTGTTGATTTAAATGGTAAATCTCTTTCCATGGATGAAATCAAGTTTGAGGAGAGCATGCAAGCAGCAAGATTGACACAGACCAATAGAGCGACACAAATAGAAGCCTCACCCACATTGCAAGGTCAAACAGATCCTACTTTAACAAGAATGcatgataaagaaaaagatactaGTG GTGGATCAAGTTATCCTTACATGGATGCAGAGGCCGGTGAACTGACAGTCGGGGATGTGGAGAGATTGCTGAGTCTGTACAAGGATGTAGTTACAAAATATACAAGTCTATACAAAGTTGTTAGACACCTTTCCATGTCCAAAACAGAAATTCCTCATTCAGAAGGAACCAGTTTTTTGTTAACACAGCCAGAGggaacaaatacaaaaattgatcATCAAAGAGGGAACTAA
- the LOC126699543 gene encoding vacuolar protein sorting-associated protein 9A-like isoform X2 — translation MEAAPSSSSTSTSTSTGGSVTFYDFLDRMRNPASLDLVRSIKSFIVSFSFYTPNPDNDGKKVQDFYLSMEAAIREHPLWAAATFEELDSAMEGLEKYVMTKLFSRTFASVPEDAKIDREVSEKICLLQNFLKPEHLDIPAVLHNEASWLLAEKELQKINTFKAPREKLLCIMNCCRVINNLLLNASMSENHALAGLDDFLPVLIYVTIKASSPCKNVNFCLFVARTKAKLVSEAAYYFTNLVSAKTFIVDLNGKSLSMDEIKFEESMQAARLTQTNRATQIEASPTLQGQTDPTLTRMHDKEKDTSGGSSYPYMDAEAGELTVGDVERLLSLYKDVVTKYTSLYKVVRHLSMSKTEIPHSEGTSFLLTQPEGTNTKIDHQRGN, via the exons ATGGAGGCAGCACCTtcatcttcatcaacatcaacatcaacatcaacagGAGGGTCGGTCACATTCTATGACTTTCTTGATCGAATGCGAAACCCAGCTTCCCTCGATCTTGTCCGATCCATCAAAAg CTTCATTGTATCGTTTTCATTCTACACGCCCAACCCTGACAATGATGGGAAAAAGGTGCAAGACTTTTACTTGTCAATGGAAGCAGCCATTAGGGAACACCCATTGTGGGCAGCTGCTACTTTTGAAGAACTTGACTCTGCAATGGAG GGTTTAGAGAAGTATGTCATGACAAAGTTGTTTTCACGGACATTCGCTTCTGTTCCAGAGGATGCAAAGATTGATCGTGAAGTCTCAGAGAAAATATGTTTGTTGCAGAACTTCTTGAAGCCCGAGCATTTAGATATACCAGCAGTTCTTCATAATGAAGCTTCATGGCTG CTTGCAGAGAAAGAATTGCAGAAAATCAACACTTTCAAAGCCCCTCGTGAGAAGCTTTTGTGCATTATGAATTGTTGTAGGGTCATCAACAATTTGTTGCTCAATGCATCCATGTCAGAAAATCATGCCCTAGCAGGGCTAGATGACTTTCTTCCTGTTCTTATATATGTTACGATCAAGGCAAGCTCTCCTTG TAAGaatgttaatttttgtttatttgtggCAAGAACTAAG GCCAAACTTGTCTCAGAAGCAGCTTATTATTTCACAAATCTTGTCTCAGCCAAGACATTTATTGTTGATTTAAATGGTAAATCTCTTTCCATGGATGAAATCAAGTTTGAGGAGAGCATGCAAGCAGCAAGATTGACACAGACCAATAGAGCGACACAAATAGAAGCCTCACCCACATTGCAAGGTCAAACAGATCCTACTTTAACAAGAATGcatgataaagaaaaagatactaGTG GTGGATCAAGTTATCCTTACATGGATGCAGAGGCCGGTGAACTGACAGTCGGGGATGTGGAGAGATTGCTGAGTCTGTACAAGGATGTAGTTACAAAATATACAAGTCTATACAAAGTTGTTAGACACCTTTCCATGTCCAAAACAGAAATTCCTCATTCAGAAGGAACCAGTTTTTTGTTAACACAGCCAGAGggaacaaatacaaaaattgatcATCAAAGAGGGAACTAA